The Magnolia sinica isolate HGM2019 chromosome 3, MsV1, whole genome shotgun sequence genome includes the window ATCAGCGGATGATGGGCATGGGTAGAAACAGGTGGTCCGCTAGGTTTGTTTGGCTAGGCATCAAAACAGGTGACCACCAGGAGATGTTAAGTGtgcgtttggatcttaagttacttgagATAAACTCATCTTGGTTTGTACTTATTAAGTTGAAGTAATTACTTAAAATTGGATCTTAAACCAACCAATCATACTTATCTCAAACAAGTtaaaacttatttggtggtatccaaatggaccCTAAAAGAGCACCACCAACTTAATACTTTCCTAGTAGGGTTGAAGAAAGAATGGTTGCTGCTTGCGCACATTCATGCACCAAACCCCGGTATAGCCAAGTTGCAAAATACCCCAGAGACAAATGAGGCAAGCGCTTGCTGTTCAGTTAACCCCAAGACGTTGGTCTCTCGCTAGAAAAGTCAATGCATCGGGCTTGAGAAGCTTCTGGGCCAGTGGGCCCATCAAACTCACTGGTATAAGCAGTATTATTGAAGTTCATAGCTGAGAATCTCAGCAAGCAGCTGTAAACAGGCAGTTGGAGTGGTAAAGCAAGCCACGTCCAGGAATCGACATGCAGAGTAGCGAGGTCCTTTTAATTCGGCAAGTACGAGgggattcttcttttttttcatagatagggaaaaaagaaagaaaaacttttTGTGCTTGTTATGGCAAGGCAGTAGAAAATTAGATTCACATGGCAAATGGGGGCAGTCCAGATTCTTGGGCAAAGGCACATTCACCATGGTgatgaaagtcctagaacctgcACACGCTACAGCGGCATCATCAGGAGCCCTTGCATTTGACATATGCACAGTTGCGCCACAGCAAGCATTTCTTTTTTACGTGGTCAAACATTCCAATTAAATTCTTACTCATCCATTAAGGGGGTGTACTTgtgcctcaagtaacttatcttggtttctacttattaagttgaAGTGATTGAGTAACTTTAGGTATActaataattgatcataaaccaaacttacttgcCTACTGCTGAAGGTCAAAAACGTAACTTatctggtggtatccaaacaggcccttaatgaaaAAGGACCATTTGGGAAGTTCATCACACCCCAAAATTGATAGATTAGTCACCTCTGCTGGTTTAAGTGGCACATGCATGTTGATCAGATCATAGATTCTCACGTGTAGCAACAACAGTAGCCTGCAAATATACACTTTCAAGCCAGGTACTGTTGTTGACCCggtaagaaaagaaagaaatgggcAAACCGTGCACATTCAACTGAAAGAGGGTCCACAATTTGGCCATCTGATCAGGATGCATTCTGGCGCACTAagcccacatgtatggtggaGAATGGCAGGCATCAAGGATATAATCACATCAGCAACTAAACGGGAGTAATCATCACACAGTCAAATATTCCCCCCATGGAGGAGTTTCCATTTATACCCATTACAATAAAATATCCAAACGATCGGATTAGCTACAAATTGGAGACAAGCCTTCCTACAACTGACGAAGAATTACTGATCATTCAATGCACTCAGCTCTCTCTTTGCAAAAGATGGCAAAGCAAAGGCAGCCGCATGGATCTGTCAAAACAAAAAAGCAAGGAGCATCCCTTCAATCAGTCAGTTTCACCCCCATAAACAATGGGGGAGGAGAGTTCCAAGTCATTAACTACAGGAAGCAATGAACCTTAGATATTGGAAGTGCACTTTTATGGTTCTCGCCTCTTGCTTAGCATGTTTACAAAACAAGTGAAACTCATCAGGTGAGACCCGCCATATAGACGCCCTGGATTAGAAATGGTGCCAGTCATCTGGTCTGGTTTGGCGACATGCATGTTGAAGGGTAACCTTTGTCAATTTCTGCTAATTGACCATTTCTTTTGGACACATGTTGCCCCCCACCTGATTAGGCAACTTGATTGTTTGGGCCAAAGGTACCAACagagtggggcctgcatgacgaGCAGcttggatcttataaagacaatACACTGCCATGTATGAGCAgcaagtttcaaaaaaaaaaaaaaaaacctgaactCGTGGGAGTGCACTTGGCAAGGCTCTACTAGCTAACGTGTCATGCTTTCTCATTATATAGTAGCCTAGAAGGCGCTCTTCACCTAATAAAACACCAGCAAATGCCATATCTTCTCCAGATGGTTGGTAGGTAAGTTGGGCAAGAATAAGAATGAAACCTCTAGAAGACTGTAAACCGTAGGAATCTCTTTGACCAGGGTAACCTTTACTATCGACACTAACTAGCAAACAAGCAGATAGTTTCACTCCCTTGCAGCTAAGCCTATGCATATGGAAGCATAGACCATCAGATAAACCAAACGAAGAAACTGAACTTAAATCGAATTGAATCCGTACATACCATAAAACAAGTGGAATTTCCTTTCAAGAACCATATGGAACATGCAAAGTCAGTTCATCATACTCAGTTGTCCTAAAACCTTCAAAGTAACCACATTCACTGGAATGAGCTGGGGGCTGAGTTACATGTATCTAAGACTGatgggctcacagtgatgtaactgccttaaatccacaccatctaaccattttcaaatttcattttagggcatgatcccaaaaatgaagcatgcccaaatcttaggtggaccacaccaaaggaaacagtcgtgattgaatcaacaccataaaaaacttcatggagtccactcaaatgtttatttgccatccaaactgttgataaagtcacaaatttttttttttttttttgagagataaggtcacaaagaactataagaagagaccacacaaatatcatcttgatccaaagctttcgtggcccacaagaagtttttaatggtcaattactgtttcctgtactacggtgcatctgagatttggatccacttcattttttggatcatgccctaaaatgagttttcaacatagatggacggcatggacgtagtcacatacatcaaggtgggccccacagaaaggGGTCCCAAACACCTCAGTGGatccagggatccaccgaagctgcgcCCCTAGTTAAGGAGTGTGGAACTTGATGCATTCAAGTCAGGACTAACAAAATGtgagagaagaagaaaacttcTTCAATTAAAAAACCCATGAGAGAAGTTGCCAAATTTAAGTGGCAAATGATGCTTCCCAGATTCTTGTTCTTGTCCCACTTGCAGTTTTGAGGTGTAAAAAAATGGGGAAAACAGTTGTCCCATTTAGTGTGGTTTCCTCACTTGTGATGTGTCCCAAACAGAACCAGAACCAATTTGGTGGTGTTTCTAAATGGCCATAAACTTAAGCGACCAGTGCATCTGATGAGTGGCAAAAGACTCAAAACCCTAAGATTACCGTTATCATGACCTGAACAACAGAGAGTCCAACTAACAATATAAACCCGTGTGATCCAACATGAACTACGATCATTAAAAACCAGGAGGCTGTATGAAACAGAACACATCTCCTCGAAGTTATCAACAAGACCACAACAACATTAAACCAACCAACAAACAACACCAATCACAATCAAAGTCAGGAGAATGGTGCTCTCAACATCTCCTGGCTCAAACAAATGGCACTTGCATGCAACAAGAAAAGTAAAAGAGCACTGGACACTGATGTCAGTTTAATGCTAAAAGTAGTAGAGATGGTACCTCTGAATTGTAGAATCTGAGTTCCCTCTTGAATTTAAGTGCTCCGTCTAGCTTTTCAATAGGATTTATAGGATTCAAAAAATCAACAGGGGGCCCATCCGTCGAGCATACCAAAAAGCCAATGACACCACTGCATATACAACCAAAGGACCATCCTTTTATGAGGCAAGATTTGGCGGCATGATACATAATAGTCCAGAAATGAACCAAAAGGACCACATTATGGCCTGGGAAAATGGCTGAAACCAACCTTAAGATGAGAAATTAGCAGGTAAgtctaaaataaagaaaattcctTAACAAACAAATCATAAaggaaaaatgaactttaatgcaaTTTTCCATTTCAGAGGCATTTATATCAATTTCTGAATATGGGATTTACGATCGAGTTGCCAGTAATgactatattatattatattgtatttctaTTTCATTGCATATGCTGGCTTCATTTAACTTGGAAAGGAACCCCGTGCAACCTGAGTTATAATGGCAAAGCAAACCCTGACTCCTTCAATTAAgattgattttgaaaataaattcccTCAGCTGTTTAAGGGAATTTGTAGATCACCGTCACCATCACAGCCGTCAGCTATTTGAGGTGGAGTTACAAATCCTGTTTGCCCAATCACTCCTATATTGTACTTTTCATTGCATTGATGAACTCAAAACATCCAGAGGAACCAAGCAAACGAAAGAAGTGTATGTTATCTGGCACATTTAGTTCATCATAGTTACATCATTAAGATAAACACACTTAAAAAACAATATAAGATCATGAAATTTGTCAGTCCAATTTTTTATGAGTTGAATATGCTCTTTGTCAAATAGTATTCAAGTTGAATTGTGAACTTTTTCCTGTGATATTTAAATTGGCTCAGATGGATTCatgttttgttttcattttttgatgTAACAAACTTTTGTTTCAACAGCAAAGCTCTGGCATCTATCTTAGTGGATATCAATTATTATTTACATGATTTAAACAACAGTGGCACCAATAAGACTTGCATCTATCTTAATGGCTGTATGTAGCTGAATTATGCCAAAGTAATGTATAATTTTGGTAAAAACACCAAGTTCACTTCACATATTAACACTTTATGGTTTCACAACAAGACACCAGTGCAATTTATCAGGAATTCACATCAGGTTAACTTGGTAGATTGAAATGCCATGAGGAATAATGTAATTCACAGGGAAAATCACCAGAACATTCCTCAACAAAGATTCATACCCAGCTTCCACTACAGTAATTATGGAATGCGGCGCTTTGTGTGAAAACAATTAGGCATGCTGTGGTTGTTTTAATCATATACACACCGGCATGCGCATGCACTAGTGCACATACatacatggatacataatacaacacacgtgtatcttttctttcttttttctcacaCACGTGCGCACACGCACATGCAAACGCAAATAAATCCATATAAAGAACGCTGGAATCCTACATTACCTAACATCAGCACTTAAAGAACGCTGGAATCCTACATTACCTAACATCAGCACTAAAAATTCACTTTAGGTGgatcaaaattcttttttttttctttaagagagagagagagagagagagagagagagagagctgaattttattaaagaaaatggCAAAAGgtgagaaaagaatacaacccacGTGGACCAAAATTTATGTAAACACTTACAAGAATAAGACAAGAATAGTGAATATATATACACCATTACCTCGGATATGTAGGAACACTTGCCCAAGCATAGTGGACAGAGCCCTTGAATGTTTCACGGCAAATACAAAGCATATCTTGAATAAGATGTGTATGGAGCCACATACTTTCCGCCATACTGCAAAGAACACCACCTGGTCTTAATGCCCTTGCAGTTGTCTCAAAGAATGGCTTCTCAACCAGTTCTTGAGCTggacctgaatcacgaaataagtTTTAATTGAGAGAACTCTTTCTTTTAAAACTATCAGTTGAGGGTCAAATTATCAAGTGAATATTAAACTAATGAGGATTCAATTCACATGAATTCCATGGTAATTGTGATTTAGATTCCAAATCATACCAAATACACTGTCAAACGACCCCTAACATGTATGATGAGCATATTAATtttctttattaaaaaataataataataataataataataataataataattgaaaacAACCCTAAAAATGGAAGTAAGATTTGGTGAATTCTATGCCAATATTATGACAATGTATTGATTTAGCATCTAGTTGGTTTTGTATAACTGGATCTTAACAGCATGTTTTGTGTTCTACAATGTTAACTGCATTCTCATAagaacaaaatcaaatgtaaagaatctggaaaagttttttttttttaaggaaaaaggaatgTAGCTTACCCACTGGATCAGATGAATCCACAATAATTGCATCATACATCCCCTCAGGTGCATTTCGTAGAAACTCAGCCGCTATGGAAGTCACCAATATGAGATcaaaaagatttaaaaataaataaacaaatagtaACTAATCAAAAGATAGCGGGTGAAGGAATAACTTCAATCAATTTGTAATCAGCCTCAGTTCAAGAATCACTAGAAAATGTATACACAGATCGCATTTGCATGAGGAGCACTAGAGGAGAGGATGCTAATCAAGCTTACCATCACCAACATGAAGTCGCACGCGAGGATCCTCAAACCCAACATATAAATCTGGAAAATACTTCTTACTCACCtacaaaaaataatataataaagttAATGCTTAATTGTTGCAACGAATGCAATAATGGGTAGCCATGTATCAcggtatatataaaatccacttaCATCTATGACCAATTTATCTATTTCACAGATATCAATGATCTCTACAGAGCTATGACGAGAGATTTCCCTAAGAACACCACCGTCACCGCCTCCTACAACAAGAACCTGCATTCAGCAGTTTCGTAAATTGAGCATAAAATTTACCCACAGAACCTTGACAAAGAGCTAAAGCCAAACAGGAATATATTACCaaaaaaacttaaaaagaaaaaagtaaacaTGAAGAATTAGATAATCCAAACTTGTTGTTGATCCCATTGCTCGAAATACTTAATAGTAAAAGAATATGAACTCAACATTGAGATAACTGATACTTTATAAGGAAGGCATTGGGTTCTCTAAATAGTCCAGCTTTATGGTGAAAATAAGCAATCAATGGCAAATAAAGTCATGGAAGATATGAATCTGAAATTGGGAAAATTACAGTTTTCGGGGATGGAATTGAACAGAGGGGAAGATGGGCAATCATCTCTTGGTAGGCACATTCATCTTTCTCAGTCAATTGAACAATCCCATCAAGCACAAGCACTTTCCCATATGTCGAAGACTGCACATATAAGTAGTCCATATTAGCcaacataaaatgaaagcttGTAAAGGAGGATTATCTGATAAAAAGTAAAATAAGCTTCTGATTTGAATGATTTATGACAAACCTCAAAAACTAAAATCTCTTGGTACTCTGACTTTCCCTTGTATAAAATGTTCTCCACCTTCAGAGAATGCGCCTCTCCTGCATACGGCAACTCAAATGGcataagatattttcttttaaggaaGATATTTCACACATAAAAGAAGTGACTGCAAATAGGATCTAGTTCAGAAGCAGGGTAAGACTGCAGCAATCAATTGTCACATTGTAGCTCTAACAATGATGCATCTCATTGTAGCTCATGAACTCTGGGACAGTGATCCATTCATTTCTTGATGTCTTGGCAAGTTGAAGGCATGCATTTCAATATATAATGGCACTAGCACCTCGTTAAGGTTTCATGAATTGCACATGATAGTTATGCACCCATCTCCCAACATACCAAGAGTACTGTACAGAGTTAAAAAGGAAATGGGATTTTGAATATAAGAATGATTAATGATGAAAACTTTGGATTGATAATCATAAAAAGAAACATATGATACATGCTTGAGAGTAAAATAAGGCACACAGCTCATTGTCCATCTACAATTCTACAATGGAAAAAAAATGTAGAATTAACTATATAAAAACAGACCATCCCAACAACTGAAACAGTGCCATTTCACTAACTGACAACTGGAGGTAATATTTAAAATGAAAGCATACAAGCCTATATCTACCAACACCTTGGGAAGAAAAACATACCAGGCCACATGGGGTTGTTGTAGTAAAGGACCTTGCGGGCTCCATCTGCAAAGCAAAAATGAGAAAAGGCCTGTGTCATCAGTCTAGCCACCTCTACACCAACCAGCACGTTTGAAAATCCAAAAACTTTACATAGCAACCAATCATCAAGAAAAGAATCCATTTATTGTACTAAAGAAACAAGATCCAAAGATGAAATATCATTAGATAATGACCAGAGCATGACTGAGGTTCTGAGAACCACCCAGAAACAACGGTCATGTGGCATTTCGCCTCAAGCTCAGGTGCAGAAGCCATTGCCTTCAGGCAACAGGGAGGAATAACCCTAGCTTCTGGGCCATTCTCACTATTCTCCGTCCCCATCGGAATCGTctgaccatccaaacattttcctgCATCGTCTCCCGCCATAGATCCTTTTTACCTTTGCCACCTCCAGTCtctaaaacaaacaaacaaacaaacaagaaaaaaaaaaaaaaaaactttaaatcaTTGTTTAAAGCATACGTATATACGGATATCAATTTGCAAGAAACAACTGCATATAAATGCTCTGCCTGGATAGGACAATTTTGCAGCAACATAATTAACTGGAAGAGAACAAAAGAGCTAATGCCTCCAGGACTCAAAAATGAAACCCACTTTGGCAAAAAAGAAATATACAACAAAATGTCTTACCACAAGCAAAAAAACGGGTTAAGAATATTCCATAAAGAACAAATTAACAGTAAATTTCACCAACATCAACAAGCTTTTAAGGTTTATTCTTTATAATATCCATCTTGATAATCTTGGGGAAAAAATCCAATGTGATCaacaatcaaactaaaaattcaaaaaaataaaaaataaaaaataaaaaatctctaaaGATGTGAAAAACCattaattcaaattttaataaaagaaagaaaagaaaaggggaggAAAAAGAGAGTAAAAGACATCCAAGTGCAGTTCCAAACACCAAAACAGAAGCCTGAAATGCGACCCCAATAATTCCCAATCTAAACCAAATCTTCAGTGGAAAGAAGGAAATTGCGTCTTATAACTGCAAATTTCAACAGACCCGTCCAGCGTTTTATCCTCAATATGAAGTCAAGGGAACAATCCAGTGGCGACAGAATTCTTTAACccggaaagtgggccccacctgcaaaTATCGTGGGCCGttggatggggcccaccacggaATGCACTAGGCCCAACGATCAGCTGATCAGACAATGAGAGCTGTCTGATCAAGGGCCTGCAAGATGGATGGTGAGACCAATTCCAACTCTCCTCccagaaggtggggcccaccctccaCGAAACCTTTCAAACTGGATCATCCACCAACGAGGAGCACATACAATCCAGTGGCGACTAGCAACAGAGTTCGACAATCAGAGCTGCCCAATCAAGGGCCTGTGAAATGGACGGTGACACAGGTTCCAACTCTCCTCACagaagatggggcccactttcctgtAAGTCTTCATACTGGATCATTCCCCAACAAGAAGCACATTTTATAGAAAACAAACGAACGCGCGGACGCACAAATGAACTACGATAATGCCATTAACACCGTAAAGGTCTTTTTATGCGTACAAACCCCTTTTTTTTCTACTTCTGATGTTAGAACAGAGACAGAAAAGCAGTTTCGCTACCAAA containing:
- the LOC131241237 gene encoding spermine synthase, encoding MAGDDAGKCLDGQTIPMGTENSENGPEARVIPPCCLKAMASAPELEAKCHMTVVSGWFSEPQSCSDGARKVLYYNNPMWPGEAHSLKVENILYKGKSEYQEILVFESSTYGKVLVLDGIVQLTEKDECAYQEMIAHLPLCSIPSPKTVLVVGGGDGGVLREISRHSSVEIIDICEIDKLVIDVSKKYFPDLYVGFEDPRVRLHVGDAAEFLRNAPEGMYDAIIVDSSDPVGPAQELVEKPFFETTARALRPGGVLCSMAESMWLHTHLIQDMLCICRETFKGSVHYAWASVPTYPSGVIGFLVCSTDGPPVDFLNPINPIEKLDGALKFKRELRFYNSEIHAAAFALPSFAKRELSALNDQ